Proteins encoded by one window of Streptococcus suis S735:
- a CDS encoding bifunctional folylpolyglutamate synthase/dihydrofolate synthase — MNYQETRRWLSSRPASDLENGVARVNWILERLDNPQLQVPTVHFVGTNGKGSTLNALQSILRSSDYTVGRFTSPSIIDFREQIVFEQEMISEEDFARIVTDLQPLIEDLDQTAGLDAISEFEIVVVAMFVYFAHYQRPDILLVEAGMGGLQDATNVLAPLAVVCPSIGLDHQAFLGETHAAIARHKVAVLRERVPLLYATDQSEVVAAFEDHASQLQSPTYAVGREILLENSRAGFAVSSTLGRVEELTLQMQGRHQEVNAALAVTTAQLLSPDFPTITNETIRQGLSQAIWPGRLELIRPNLMIDGAHNNESIAVLTQLLEEKYADRDIEILFAAINTKPVDQMLSQLSQFGPVSVTTFDDFRAVQLGDYPSGYERVQTYQEWLEQVDLDNPKQLYLITGSLYFITYVRKYILEELV, encoded by the coding sequence ATGAATTATCAAGAAACTCGCCGGTGGCTATCTAGTCGTCCTGCATCAGATTTAGAAAATGGCGTTGCACGTGTCAACTGGATTTTGGAACGCTTGGACAATCCCCAGCTTCAAGTGCCGACCGTTCACTTCGTAGGTACAAATGGCAAGGGCTCGACCCTCAACGCCTTACAGTCTATCTTACGGTCTTCGGATTACACCGTCGGTCGCTTTACCTCACCGTCTATCATTGATTTTCGAGAGCAGATTGTATTTGAGCAGGAGATGATTTCGGAGGAAGATTTTGCAAGGATTGTGACAGACTTGCAACCCTTGATTGAGGACTTGGACCAGACGGCTGGACTGGATGCCATCTCGGAGTTTGAGATTGTAGTAGTGGCTATGTTTGTCTACTTTGCCCACTACCAGCGTCCCGACATTCTCTTGGTGGAGGCGGGCATGGGTGGTTTGCAGGATGCGACCAATGTCCTTGCCCCATTGGCAGTAGTTTGCCCGTCCATCGGCTTGGACCATCAGGCTTTTTTGGGAGAGACCCACGCTGCTATAGCCCGTCACAAGGTTGCTGTCTTGCGTGAGCGGGTTCCCCTCCTCTATGCGACCGACCAGTCAGAAGTGGTGGCAGCATTTGAGGATCACGCCAGTCAGCTTCAGAGTCCGACCTATGCGGTGGGACGGGAGATTCTTTTGGAAAATAGCAGAGCAGGCTTTGCTGTTTCAAGTACTCTCGGCCGTGTGGAAGAGTTAACACTGCAGATGCAGGGTCGTCACCAGGAGGTCAATGCAGCCTTGGCAGTGACAACAGCTCAGCTTCTCAGCCCTGATTTTCCAACAATTACCAATGAAACCATCCGCCAGGGCTTGTCCCAAGCCATCTGGCCGGGCCGCTTAGAGTTGATTAGGCCTAATCTCATGATTGACGGTGCCCACAATAATGAAAGTATCGCCGTCCTGACACAACTCTTGGAAGAAAAGTATGCTGACAGGGATATTGAAATCCTCTTTGCGGCCATCAATACCAAGCCAGTGGACCAGATGTTGTCCCAGCTTAGCCAATTTGGACCTGTTAGCGTGACGACCTTTGACGATTTCAGAGCGGTACAGTTAGGAGATTATCCGTCAGGCTATGAACGAGTTCAGACCTATCAGGAGTGGTTGGAGCAGGTGGACTTGGACAATCCCAAACAACTCTACCTGATTACAGGCTCGCTATATTTCATTACCTATGTGAGGAAGTACATTTTAGAAGAACTTGTATAG
- a CDS encoding thioredoxin family protein, translating into MIFPTNHEEVAALIEDGKPTVFLFVTTWCGDCHYIKPHVPAIEEAFPDLRFVQLDRDDFMPLAQEWAILGIPSLVVLENGKEIGRFVDKNRKTKEEIMNFLSGLGR; encoded by the coding sequence ATGATTTTTCCAACAAATCATGAAGAAGTAGCTGCCTTGATTGAAGATGGCAAGCCAACTGTTTTTCTATTTGTGACGACTTGGTGTGGAGATTGCCACTATATTAAACCGCATGTGCCAGCTATCGAAGAAGCTTTTCCAGATCTCCGTTTTGTGCAACTGGATCGAGATGACTTTATGCCTTTGGCACAGGAATGGGCTATTTTAGGCATTCCAAGTCTGGTTGTTTTGGAAAATGGTAAGGAAATCGGTCGTTTTGTCGATAAGAATCGCAAGACCAAGGAAGAAATCATGAACTTCTTATCTGGACTGGGTAGATAA
- the rpsL gene encoding 30S ribosomal protein S12 — MPTINQLVRKPRKSKVEKSKSPALNVGYNSRKKVQTNVSSPQKRGVATRVGTMTPKKPNSALRKFARVRLSNLIEVTAYIPGIGHNLQEHSVVLLRGGRVKDLPGVRYHIVRGALDTAGVNDRKQGRSKYGTKRPKG, encoded by the coding sequence ATGCCTACAATTAACCAGTTGGTACGTAAACCACGTAAGTCTAAAGTAGAAAAATCTAAATCACCAGCTTTGAACGTTGGTTACAACAGCCGTAAAAAAGTTCAAACAAACGTTTCATCACCACAAAAACGCGGTGTTGCAACTCGTGTCGGAACAATGACACCTAAAAAACCTAACTCAGCCCTTCGTAAATTTGCTCGTGTACGTTTGAGCAACCTTATCGAAGTTACTGCTTACATCCCAGGTATCGGTCACAACTTGCAAGAACACAGTGTGGTTCTTCTTCGTGGTGGACGTGTAAAAGACCTTCCAGGGGTACGTTACCATATCGTTCGTGGTGCACTTGATACTGCTGGTGTAAACGATCGTAAGCAAGGCCGTTCTAAATACGGTACTAAACGTCCAAAAGGCTAA
- the groES gene encoding co-chaperone GroES yields the protein MLKPLGDRIAVKIEEKEQTVGGFVLAGASQEKTKEASVLAIGQGIRTLNGDLVAPAVAVGDTVLIDAHAGLEVKDGDQNVHIIRETDILAIVE from the coding sequence ATGTTGAAACCATTGGGCGATCGTATCGCCGTAAAAATTGAAGAAAAAGAACAAACAGTTGGTGGCTTTGTCCTAGCAGGCGCAAGCCAAGAAAAGACAAAAGAAGCAAGTGTCCTAGCGATCGGACAAGGGATTCGGACCTTGAACGGAGACTTGGTTGCCCCAGCGGTGGCAGTTGGAGATACTGTTTTGATTGATGCTCACGCAGGATTGGAAGTCAAAGACGGTGATCAGAACGTTCACATCATCCGTGAAACAGATATTTTGGCAATTGTAGAATAG
- the rpsG gene encoding 30S ribosomal protein S7: MSRKNQAPKREVLPDPLYNSKLVTRLINRVMLDGKRGTAASIVYGAFDQIKEATGNDALEVFETAMENIMPVLEVRARRVGGSNYQVPVEVRPERRTTLGLRWLVTIARNRGEHTMIDRLAKEIMDAANNTGAAVKKREDTHKMAEANRAFAHFRW; this comes from the coding sequence ATGAGTCGTAAAAATCAAGCGCCTAAGCGCGAAGTATTGCCAGATCCATTGTATAACTCAAAATTGGTAACTCGCTTGATTAACCGTGTTATGTTGGACGGTAAACGTGGTACTGCTGCATCAATCGTTTACGGTGCCTTTGATCAAATCAAAGAAGCAACTGGTAACGATGCACTTGAAGTATTTGAAACAGCAATGGAAAACATCATGCCTGTACTTGAAGTACGTGCACGTCGTGTCGGTGGTTCTAACTACCAAGTCCCAGTTGAAGTTCGTCCAGAGCGTCGTACAACACTTGGTCTTCGTTGGTTGGTAACAATCGCTCGTAACCGTGGTGAGCACACTATGATCGATCGCCTTGCGAAAGAAATCATGGATGCAGCAAACAACACAGGTGCAGCTGTTAAGAAACGTGAAGATACTCACAAAATGGCAGAAGCAAACCGCGCATTCGCACACTTCCGCTGGTAA
- the ytpR gene encoding YtpR family tRNA-binding protein, protein MIFTYNKEHVGDVLMVIVAEDKGQAVQFERKGQVARVFLEETGKTVAWNIFEASSLVELDGNGQVFLTDEQVATLNAELAKEGFTESLVNDNAPKFVVGQIVELVPHPDSDHLNICQVNVGDKTVQIVAGAPNAAQGLKTIVALPGAMMPSGSLIFPGKLRGEDSFGMMCSPRELALPNAPQVRGIIELDDSAVVGEAFDPAKHWKG, encoded by the coding sequence ATGATTTTTACATATAATAAGGAACATGTCGGCGATGTTCTTATGGTGATTGTTGCGGAGGACAAGGGACAGGCTGTCCAGTTTGAACGCAAGGGTCAAGTGGCGCGTGTTTTCCTAGAAGAAACAGGAAAAACAGTGGCCTGGAATATTTTTGAAGCATCAAGTTTGGTTGAACTTGATGGAAATGGTCAAGTTTTCTTGACAGATGAACAAGTTGCGACCTTGAATGCTGAATTGGCTAAGGAAGGTTTTACTGAAAGCTTGGTTAACGACAATGCTCCAAAGTTTGTAGTCGGTCAGATTGTGGAATTGGTTCCTCATCCAGACAGCGACCACCTCAATATCTGTCAGGTCAATGTTGGTGACAAAACAGTGCAAATCGTAGCTGGTGCCCCAAATGCTGCCCAAGGATTGAAAACTATTGTGGCTCTTCCGGGGGCAATGATGCCGAGCGGTAGCCTGATTTTCCCAGGAAAATTGCGCGGTGAAGATAGCTTTGGTATGATGTGTAGTCCGCGTGAATTGGCACTGCCAAACGCACCACAAGTCCGTGGTATTATCGAATTAGACGACTCCGCAGTGGTCGGAGAGGCCTTTGATCCAGCTAAACACTGGAAGGGGTAG
- a CDS encoding DUF2785 domain-containing protein, producing the protein MKEFLMEKIQTSQPYTNAELDWLLENIGHPDPTIRDELVYASFCHIFLEGLITREQAQSLLQFSQETKPFSLEGPTQKRSFTCLLYCLLLSVDNEPESIYHAFLSTDDHELLFQQALDYLTIENDWSGYDEKLGWIHTAAHGADFLLATSCHDQFPAEKSKEVWQTIVTCLTKQSKVFSAGEEIRLAQIPVYLLLNEKVSSQELTEWISKLDFPNQEPVDYFRWLNLQHFLSSLYFQLKSQQASTEEIEQAIEGKIEPA; encoded by the coding sequence ATGAAAGAATTTTTGATGGAAAAGATACAGACCTCCCAACCATATACCAATGCCGAACTGGATTGGTTGTTGGAAAACATCGGCCATCCAGACCCTACTATACGCGACGAACTGGTCTATGCTAGTTTTTGCCATATCTTTTTGGAGGGCTTGATTACAAGAGAACAAGCACAGTCGCTACTGCAATTCTCTCAAGAAACCAAGCCATTTTCCCTAGAAGGCCCCACACAAAAACGAAGTTTTACTTGCCTACTTTACTGTCTGTTGCTGTCTGTCGATAATGAGCCAGAGTCTATTTATCATGCATTTTTAAGCACTGACGACCATGAGCTACTCTTCCAGCAGGCCTTGGATTATTTGACGATTGAAAATGACTGGTCTGGCTACGATGAAAAACTCGGTTGGATCCATACCGCTGCCCACGGAGCAGATTTTCTTCTGGCCACAAGCTGTCATGATCAATTTCCCGCTGAAAAAAGCAAAGAAGTCTGGCAAACTATTGTCACTTGTCTAACTAAACAAAGTAAAGTTTTCTCAGCTGGCGAGGAAATCCGTCTGGCACAAATCCCTGTCTACCTCCTGCTGAATGAAAAAGTGTCAAGCCAAGAGCTGACGGAATGGATTAGCAAGCTGGACTTTCCAAATCAAGAACCAGTAGACTACTTCCGGTGGCTCAATCTCCAGCATTTCCTGTCCAGTCTTTATTTCCAACTCAAATCACAACAGGCCTCGACCGAAGAAATCGAACAGGCTATTGAAGGAAAAATTGAACCAGCATAA
- the pepA gene encoding glutamyl aminopeptidase has protein sequence MTLFGKIKEVTELQSLPGFEGQVRNHIRQKITPHVDRIETDGLGGIFGIKDTAVENAPRILVVAHMDEVGFMISQIKPDGTFRVVELGGWNPLVVSSQAFTLQLQDGRTIPAISGSVPPHLSRGANAPGMPAIADIIFDAGFANYDEAWAFGVRPGDVLIPKNETILTANGKNVISKAWDNRFGVLMVTELLESLSGQALPNQLIAGANVQEEVGLRGAHASTTKFNPDIFLAVDCSPAGDIYGDQGKIGDGTLLRFYDPGHIMLKNMKDFLLTTAEEAGVKFQYYCGKGGTDAGAAHLKNHGVPSTTIGVCARYIHSHQTLYSMDDFLEAQAFLQTIVKKLDRSTVDLIKNY, from the coding sequence ATGACTCTTTTTGGAAAAATTAAAGAAGTTACCGAATTACAAAGCTTACCGGGATTTGAAGGACAGGTTCGCAACCACATCCGCCAGAAAATCACGCCACATGTAGACCGCATTGAAACAGATGGGCTAGGTGGAATTTTTGGTATCAAGGATACGGCTGTTGAAAATGCTCCTCGTATCCTAGTGGTCGCCCACATGGATGAAGTTGGCTTTATGATTAGCCAAATCAAGCCTGACGGTACTTTCCGTGTTGTTGAGCTAGGTGGCTGGAATCCTCTGGTTGTTTCTAGCCAAGCCTTCACTCTTCAGTTGCAGGACGGTCGTACCATTCCAGCCATCTCAGGCTCAGTACCACCTCACCTTTCACGAGGGGCTAACGCTCCTGGCATGCCTGCCATTGCTGATATTATTTTCGATGCTGGTTTTGCCAATTATGACGAAGCTTGGGCGTTCGGCGTTCGTCCGGGGGATGTCCTCATTCCCAAAAATGAAACCATTCTAACAGCCAACGGAAAAAATGTCATTTCTAAGGCTTGGGACAACCGCTTCGGTGTCCTTATGGTGACCGAACTACTAGAAAGCCTATCTGGTCAAGCTTTGCCAAATCAGTTGATTGCTGGGGCCAATGTGCAAGAAGAGGTTGGTCTTCGTGGTGCTCATGCCTCTACAACCAAGTTCAATCCAGACATTTTCCTCGCTGTTGATTGCTCGCCCGCAGGTGATATTTATGGCGACCAAGGAAAAATTGGTGACGGAACTCTGCTTCGTTTCTATGACCCAGGCCACATCATGCTAAAAAACATGAAAGACTTCCTCCTCACAACTGCCGAAGAAGCAGGTGTCAAATTCCAATACTACTGTGGTAAAGGTGGAACAGATGCCGGTGCAGCCCACTTGAAAAACCATGGTGTTCCATCAACAACTATCGGTGTCTGCGCTCGCTACATCCATTCACATCAAACTCTCTACAGCATGGATGACTTCTTAGAGGCCCAAGCCTTCTTGCAGACCATCGTTAAAAAACTAGACCGCTCAACGGTTGATTTGATTAAAAATTATTAA
- a CDS encoding DUF1002 domain-containing protein has protein sequence MKKSLGKILLAPVVLGLSLSLAPLVQAEIQTDVINEKWGKPTLVYGGGLSDAQATEVNNLFGISDVNNVSRQVVVGTDMDQYLGTSEADTASLYSSVLVQKQDAGKGVVVDIKTPQNITLITETQYANAAITAGATDVLIDVASPIQVTGESALTGVYKALAANGETVDTARTEVAQQELETVNEVATAHTGDTNFDSSALDKAVAEIKTALADYKKSNGQVASEADINTIINDVLAQNGLENVITADEVSKLVTFAKAYQETSAIDSAEVAAQLNQFKQQAEQQISEAYKNLQDSGILEKIGAFFENLWKGLTGLFA, from the coding sequence ATGAAGAAATCATTAGGAAAAATCCTTCTAGCACCTGTGGTGCTGGGGTTGAGTTTGAGTCTTGCTCCCTTGGTGCAGGCTGAGATTCAAACAGATGTTATCAATGAAAAATGGGGCAAGCCAACACTAGTCTACGGTGGAGGTTTGTCAGATGCGCAGGCGACAGAGGTTAACAATCTATTTGGTATTTCGGATGTCAATAATGTCAGTCGTCAGGTGGTTGTTGGTACGGATATGGACCAATATTTAGGTACATCTGAAGCGGACACAGCCTCCCTCTATTCATCTGTCTTGGTGCAAAAGCAGGACGCTGGCAAAGGGGTTGTGGTGGATATTAAGACGCCACAGAACATCACCTTGATTACCGAAACGCAGTATGCCAATGCGGCTATTACAGCTGGTGCGACAGATGTCTTGATTGATGTAGCTTCTCCGATTCAGGTAACGGGGGAGTCTGCTTTGACAGGTGTTTACAAGGCTCTCGCAGCCAATGGTGAAACAGTTGATACAGCCCGAACTGAAGTAGCCCAACAAGAGCTAGAGACAGTCAATGAAGTGGCGACGGCTCATACAGGTGACACTAATTTTGATAGTTCGGCCTTGGATAAGGCAGTGGCGGAAATCAAGACTGCTCTTGCCGACTACAAAAAGTCCAATGGTCAGGTGGCTTCTGAGGCTGACATCAACACCATCATCAATGATGTTTTGGCCCAAAACGGTTTGGAAAATGTCATCACAGCAGATGAAGTTTCAAAATTAGTTACCTTTGCCAAAGCTTATCAGGAAACCTCTGCTATTGATTCGGCTGAGGTTGCTGCCCAGCTCAACCAGTTCAAGCAACAGGCGGAGCAACAAATTTCAGAAGCCTATAAGAATCTACAAGATTCAGGGATTTTAGAAAAAATCGGTGCCTTCTTTGAAAATCTTTGGAAAGGCTTGACCGGTCTATTTGCATAA
- the groL gene encoding chaperonin GroEL (60 kDa chaperone family; promotes refolding of misfolded polypeptides especially under stressful conditions; forms two stacked rings of heptamers to form a barrel-shaped 14mer; ends can be capped by GroES; misfolded proteins enter the barrel where they are refolded when GroES binds), whose product MAKEIKFAADARESMVRGVDILADTVKVTLGPKGRNVVLEKAYGSPLITNDGVTIAKEIELEDHFENMGAKLVSEVASKTNDIAGDGTTTATVLTQAIVREGLKNVTAGANPIGIRRGIEAAVATAVEALKAQASPVSNKAEIAQVAAVSSRSEKVGEYISEAMERVGTDGVITIEESRGMETELDVVEGMQFDRGYLSQYMVTDNEKMVAELENPFILITDKKISHIQDILPLLESILQANRPLLIIADDVDGEALPTLVLNKIRGTFNVVAVKAPGFGDRRKAMLEDIAILTGGTVITEDLGLDLKDATIEALGQAAKVVVDKDGATIVEGAGNPEAIANRVAVIKSQIEVTTSEFDREKLQERLAKLSGGVAVIKVGAATETELKEMKLRIEDALNATRAAVEEGIVAGGGTALVNVIDSVAKLELKGDDETGRNIVLRALEEPVRQIAYNAGYEGSVIIDKLKNSELGTGFNAATGEWVNMMDAGIIDPVKVTRSALQNAASVASLILTTEAVVANKPEPAAPAMPQGMDGMGMGY is encoded by the coding sequence ATGGCAAAAGAAATCAAATTTGCAGCAGATGCGCGTGAAAGCATGGTCCGTGGTGTCGATATTTTGGCTGACACAGTCAAAGTAACCTTGGGTCCAAAAGGTCGTAATGTTGTCTTGGAAAAAGCTTACGGTTCACCACTCATTACAAACGACGGTGTAACCATTGCTAAAGAAATCGAGTTGGAAGATCATTTTGAAAATATGGGTGCTAAGTTGGTATCCGAAGTGGCTTCAAAAACCAATGACATTGCCGGTGACGGGACAACAACTGCTACTGTCTTGACCCAAGCTATCGTACGTGAAGGCTTGAAAAACGTAACTGCAGGTGCCAACCCAATCGGAATTCGTCGCGGGATTGAAGCCGCGGTTGCGACTGCGGTTGAAGCCTTGAAAGCACAAGCAAGTCCTGTATCCAATAAAGCTGAAATTGCTCAGGTAGCAGCCGTGTCTTCACGTTCTGAAAAAGTTGGTGAGTACATTTCAGAAGCTATGGAGCGCGTGGGAACAGACGGCGTTATTACTATCGAAGAATCTCGCGGTATGGAAACAGAATTGGATGTGGTTGAAGGTATGCAATTCGACCGTGGTTATCTGTCACAATACATGGTAACAGATAATGAAAAGATGGTAGCTGAACTTGAAAATCCATTTATCTTGATTACAGATAAGAAGATTTCTCATATCCAAGATATTTTGCCACTCTTGGAAAGCATTCTTCAGGCCAACCGTCCGCTTTTGATTATTGCTGACGATGTGGATGGCGAAGCTCTTCCTACACTTGTTCTCAACAAGATTCGTGGTACATTCAACGTTGTTGCAGTCAAAGCTCCAGGCTTTGGTGACCGTCGTAAAGCCATGTTGGAAGATATCGCTATCTTGACAGGTGGTACAGTCATTACAGAAGACCTTGGTTTGGACTTGAAAGATGCGACCATTGAAGCCCTTGGTCAAGCTGCCAAGGTTGTGGTCGACAAAGATGGTGCAACCATTGTTGAAGGTGCTGGCAATCCTGAAGCCATTGCCAACCGTGTGGCTGTTATCAAGTCACAAATTGAGGTAACCACTTCAGAATTTGACCGTGAAAAATTGCAAGAGCGCTTGGCTAAATTGTCAGGTGGTGTCGCAGTTATCAAAGTCGGTGCCGCGACGGAAACTGAGTTGAAAGAAATGAAACTCCGTATCGAAGATGCCCTCAACGCAACACGTGCCGCAGTTGAAGAAGGAATCGTTGCCGGTGGTGGTACAGCACTTGTAAATGTTATCGATAGCGTAGCGAAATTGGAGTTGAAAGGCGACGATGAAACAGGACGCAATATTGTCCTTCGTGCCTTGGAAGAACCAGTTCGTCAGATTGCCTATAACGCAGGCTATGAAGGTTCAGTTATCATTGATAAATTGAAGAATTCTGAGCTTGGCACTGGCTTTAACGCTGCGACAGGCGAATGGGTCAATATGATGGATGCAGGTATTATTGACCCTGTTAAGGTGACTCGTTCGGCCCTTCAAAACGCAGCTTCTGTAGCCAGCTTGATTTTGACGACAGAAGCAGTTGTTGCCAACAAGCCAGAACCAGCTGCTCCAGCTATGCCACAAGGTATGGATGGAATGGGTATGGGCTACTAA
- a CDS encoding single-stranded DNA-binding protein codes for MYNKTILIGRLTAQPELTQTPTGKNLTRVTVAVNRRFKTENGEREADFLNVIFWGKLAETLVSYGSKGSLISIDGELRTRKYEKDGSNHYVTEILGQSFQLLESRAQRAMRENNTGDDLADLVLEEEELPF; via the coding sequence ATGTATAATAAAACAATTTTAATCGGTCGCTTGACGGCCCAACCTGAACTCACTCAAACACCAACTGGCAAAAATTTGACTCGTGTAACTGTCGCAGTCAATCGCCGATTTAAGACAGAAAATGGTGAGCGTGAAGCAGATTTTCTCAATGTTATTTTCTGGGGCAAACTGGCGGAGACACTTGTTTCTTATGGCAGCAAGGGTAGTCTGATTTCTATTGATGGTGAGTTGCGAACGCGAAAATACGAAAAAGACGGCAGCAACCACTATGTGACAGAGATTCTAGGCCAATCTTTCCAATTACTAGAAAGCCGTGCTCAACGTGCCATGCGTGAAAATAATACTGGTGATGACCTAGCTGACTTGGTCTTGGAAGAGGAGGAATTACCGTTTTAA
- a CDS encoding DUF4651 domain-containing protein — translation MKKKKTALLAGLLGAGVLTASAQFYRKIQEDRKKAQALQEVRDFFADLGEIATVYVDETASTQTTLIGGVVMEAGQVFLFENTKGSIQYREEER, via the coding sequence ATGAAAAAGAAAAAGACAGCCTTGCTAGCAGGCTTATTGGGGGCAGGTGTGCTCACCGCTAGTGCTCAATTTTACCGTAAAATCCAAGAAGACCGTAAAAAAGCACAGGCCTTGCAGGAGGTGCGTGACTTTTTCGCTGATTTAGGAGAGATTGCCACGGTCTATGTGGATGAAACGGCTTCTACGCAGACCACTCTTATCGGAGGGGTTGTGATGGAGGCAGGACAGGTATTTTTGTTTGAAAATACCAAAGGTTCTATTCAATACAGGGAGGAAGAAAGATGA